One Bacillus sp. FJAT-52991 genomic region harbors:
- the mtnA gene encoding S-methyl-5-thioribose-1-phosphate isomerase has translation MEAIQSVRLDDENSCLVLLDQTLLPNEKVFFRLSTVEEIWEAIYHLKVRGAPAIGIAAAYGVYLGVKKSEAASFAELSEEFAKVKQYLASSRPTAVNLFWALQRMEDRLKAEADQTVDDIKQAMKEEAEAIRAEDEKVCLAIGEHALSLLEPGWGLLTHCNAGTIATAKYGTALAPMYLGQERGYDFRVYADETRPLLQGARLTAWELQEAGVDVTLICDNMASIVMQEGKVQAVLVGCDRVAANGDTANKIGTSGLAILAKHYGIPFYVCAPTSTIDLNCATGADIPIEVRKSEEITTQWYEQPMAPPNIKTYNPAFDITDHSLVTAIITEKGIIREVTGTARFLSNH, from the coding sequence ATGGAAGCGATTCAATCCGTGCGGCTCGATGATGAAAATAGCTGTTTAGTTTTGCTTGACCAGACGCTTTTACCTAATGAAAAGGTGTTTTTTCGATTATCTACGGTAGAAGAGATTTGGGAGGCGATCTATCATTTGAAAGTGCGGGGAGCGCCAGCCATTGGGATTGCTGCTGCTTATGGTGTTTATTTAGGTGTGAAGAAGTCCGAGGCGGCTTCTTTTGCTGAATTGAGCGAGGAATTTGCGAAGGTTAAGCAGTATTTAGCGTCTTCGCGGCCAACTGCAGTTAATTTATTTTGGGCGCTTCAGCGAATGGAAGACCGGTTAAAGGCGGAAGCGGATCAAACGGTCGATGACATCAAGCAAGCAATGAAAGAAGAGGCAGAAGCAATTCGCGCGGAGGATGAGAAAGTATGCTTGGCAATTGGAGAGCATGCTTTGTCCTTGCTGGAACCTGGCTGGGGACTGCTCACTCATTGCAATGCAGGGACGATTGCTACCGCTAAATACGGGACGGCGCTAGCTCCGATGTATTTAGGACAGGAGCGAGGTTATGATTTTCGTGTGTATGCTGATGAAACGAGACCGCTTTTACAAGGAGCGCGCTTAACCGCATGGGAATTACAGGAGGCTGGCGTTGATGTCACGTTAATTTGTGATAACATGGCGTCGATTGTGATGCAAGAAGGTAAGGTGCAAGCAGTGCTCGTCGGCTGTGATCGCGTGGCCGCTAACGGGGATACAGCTAATAAAATTGGTACATCAGGCTTAGCGATTTTAGCGAAGCATTATGGCATTCCATTTTATGTGTGTGCACCGACTTCGACCATCGATTTGAATTGTGCAACCGGCGCTGACATTCCGATTGAAGTACGAAAATCAGAAGAAATCACCACCCAATGGTATGAACAGCCAATGGCGCCACCGAACATCAAAACATACAACCCGGCCTTTGATATTACGGATCATAGTCTGGTTACCGCCATTATCACCGAAAAAGGAATCATTCGGGAGGTGACAGGCACCGCTCGATTTTTGTCGAATCATTGA
- a CDS encoding TAXI family TRAP transporter solute-binding subunit produces MQKWSNRLFLVMVFAFMLVVSACSNGEKETGGEAKKEGNSKNISIATGGTGGTYYPLGGSMANIITDHTGIEANAQSSGASAENLTAIKNGDVDIAFTQTDIASYAVSGKEMFKGAPIENFQGIGTLYPETIQIVTTKDSGIKSVSDLKGKTVSVGAPGSGTAPNAQQILELYGLSFDDIKKQDLSFDESTDGIQSGSIDAAFITAGTPTGAVEALSAQKEIKIIPIEKDKAQALIKKYPYYAEDTVPKGTYKITEDVPTVAVKAMLVVGDTLDEESVYNITKAIFDHTDKITHAKGELIKAETALEGLGDLKLHPGAEKYFKEKGISK; encoded by the coding sequence TTGCAAAAATGGAGTAACCGTTTGTTTTTGGTGATGGTCTTCGCCTTTATGCTGGTCGTGTCTGCGTGTAGTAATGGGGAAAAAGAAACAGGTGGAGAGGCAAAGAAAGAAGGAAACAGTAAGAACATTAGCATTGCAACTGGTGGCACAGGAGGCACTTATTACCCACTTGGCGGCTCGATGGCCAATATTATTACGGATCATACTGGGATCGAAGCAAATGCCCAATCATCAGGTGCGTCTGCAGAGAACTTAACAGCGATTAAAAATGGAGATGTCGATATCGCCTTTACGCAAACGGATATTGCTTCTTATGCTGTGAGTGGAAAGGAAATGTTTAAAGGAGCGCCAATTGAAAACTTTCAAGGGATCGGAACTCTTTATCCAGAGACAATTCAAATTGTGACAACAAAAGACAGCGGCATTAAATCAGTCAGTGATTTAAAAGGAAAAACCGTTTCTGTCGGAGCACCTGGGTCAGGAACCGCTCCAAATGCTCAACAAATTTTAGAACTATATGGTTTATCTTTTGACGATATTAAAAAGCAGGATCTATCCTTTGATGAATCAACAGATGGCATTCAAAGCGGAAGTATTGATGCGGCCTTTATTACAGCTGGTACACCAACAGGAGCTGTCGAAGCCCTTTCTGCGCAAAAAGAGATCAAAATTATCCCGATTGAAAAAGACAAAGCTCAAGCATTAATTAAAAAATATCCATATTACGCTGAGGATACTGTTCCAAAAGGCACGTATAAAATCACTGAAGATGTACCAACTGTTGCGGTGAAGGCGATGCTTGTTGTCGGTGATACATTAGATGAAGAAAGCGTTTACAACATTACGAAAGCTATTTTTGATCATACAGACAAAATTACTCATGCTAAAGGCGAATTAATTAAAGCAGAAACAGCACTAGAAGGCTTGGGAGACTTGAAATTACACCCTGGTGCTGAAAAGTATTTCAAAGAAAAAGGAATATCTAAATAA
- a CDS encoding DUF1850 domain-containing protein — protein sequence MIRKIGLLFVPLLLFSGFLFFFPYRPVIAFSFENTNELLAYLPIQTSRSFQIQYTHSIHLTDVVETYQLKDEQIVQTELQYEQFAIGMPSNAEGEEIFIKKNGKYFITNMNRVFPFIDLRIGQVKAEHQINYEGQVYRLSDHLSSGAWVRIQPKRLSLWQQLKGVNIDE from the coding sequence ATGATCCGTAAAATAGGGTTGCTTTTTGTTCCTCTTCTTCTATTCAGTGGTTTTCTTTTCTTTTTCCCTTATCGCCCGGTCATCGCCTTCTCGTTTGAAAATACCAATGAATTGCTCGCCTACCTACCGATTCAAACATCCAGATCCTTTCAAATTCAATACACGCATTCCATTCATCTAACAGATGTGGTGGAAACGTATCAACTGAAAGATGAGCAAATTGTTCAGACGGAATTGCAGTATGAACAATTTGCGATTGGAATGCCTTCTAATGCAGAAGGTGAGGAAATATTTATAAAGAAAAACGGAAAATATTTCATTACGAACATGAATCGAGTCTTTCCTTTTATTGATTTACGCATCGGTCAAGTGAAGGCAGAGCATCAAATCAATTATGAAGGACAGGTTTATCGATTATCCGACCATCTATCTTCAGGGGCGTGGGTACGAATTCAGCCGAAGCGGCTCAGTCTTTGGCAGCAGTTGAAAGGAGTGAATATCGATGAGTAA